The following DNA comes from Mycoplasma phocoenae.
TAGCCATCGGTTGACCCTTGAATAAGGGACCGTCACAAATAGCGCAATATGATACTCCTTTGTGATTAAATTTATCAATATTAATTATATCTGTGGGTATGCGGTTAACCATACCAGAAGCGATTATTACTGATTTAGTGGTATACACGGTACCATCTGCCAGTACTAATTCTTTGTATGTATCTTCAATGTTTCTAATTTCAATAACATCACCATATAAATATTCTCCACCATATTCTCTGGCATGTTCAAACAAACGCAATGCCAACTCATCGCCACGAATAAGTTTATCTCCGGGATAATTTTCTATTTTTGATTGACTTAATAACTTACCTCCGGGAACAGCTTTTTCAATAAAAGCTGTTTTTAAATTGGCTCTTGTTGTGTATATTGTTGCAGTTAAGGCCGCAGGACCAGCACCAATGATTAGTACGTCGTATTGAGTATTTTTCATATGTTTATCTACTTCTTTCTAATAGTGCTTTTCTTTGTGCTTCTTTTGCTTTGCGTAATATGTATTGTTCTGAATCTTCTCAAACATAGAAATAATTAATTTTGTTTACTCATGGTTTTTTAGATGGTAATACTTTGTAAAGTGTATAACGTTTGTTTGGTGATAATTCAAAATATAATAAAGCAAGTGTTCCTAATACAATATAAATTATCGAAAGAACTACATAAAATTTATAATGTTCGTAACGTAAATTTTCCATTGAAACACGAGTGATTCCGTAGAAAATTCAGTACATTGCTCCAGTAGAACCTGGTTTTAATCAGTTGTATTTGTTTAATATTCAACATAAAACAATGTATCCAAACAGGTTAGCTACTGATTCATAGAAGAATAAAGGTACTCTTACGCTTGATACCCCATCAACTTGAATATACATTTGTTTTATAATGAATGATGGCAAGAAACTTATGCTTGCATCATCTGCACTGATTGCAGCTCCAAATAACTCATGGTTAGCAAAGTTCCCTCAACGTCCAATTGCTTGACCAATTAATATGGTAGGTATAACTATTGAAAATGCTTTTCTTAAATCAATAGTTTTTCTGTGGAATCATAAGAATATAGTATCCACTATCGTGGTTACAATAACACCTCCTTGAATTGACAGTCCCCCATGTCATACTTTATATCAATTAGCTTTTAAGTACTCATTGTTTCCGACTTCTAATTGTTCAAATATGAAAAATAAACGTGCTCCTATTATTGCTGTTGGTAATGTAATAATAACTAATGTTGCGAATAATTCAAATGAATATTTTTCTCTTTTTCAAAATCATAATGAAGTTAGTATCGCACATATCATACCCAACATAATTAATAATGAATAGACTCTGATTGGTCCTAACGCAAAAGCAGTGTTAGGATCACCTGGTATATAAGCTTTTCATGTTTCTTGTGAAATAGCTGGCATTAACTCCTCCTTGGTTTTTAATTATTAATTATAATTATATAATTATATATTTACAAAACTATAAAAAAAGACGCAATAGCGTCTCTTTGGTGTATTTAAACAAATGGTGGACGATGAGGGGCTCGAACCCACGACCCTCGCCTTGTAAGGGCGATGCTCTCCCAACTGAGCTAATCGTCCGATGGTGACCCTAGCGGGACTCGAACCCGCGAATGCATGGATGAAAACCATGTGTGTTAACCGCTTCACCATAGGGCCATGGCGCCGATAACAAGGATTGAACTTGTGACCAACTGGTTAACAGCCAGCTGCTCTACCGCTGAGCTATATCGGCAATCTCTAGCGTTAAATTGCTTATATATTATAACCTAAAAAAAATGATTTGTTTAATTTTTTTTTATTTTTTTTATTTTTTTATAAGCTGGTGCCGATTATAGGGTTCGAACCTACGACCTCCTGATTACGAATCAGTTGCTCTACCAACTGAGCTAAATCGGCATAGTTGTTATTATACATTATTTTAAATAATAGAAAGCTAAATTTGTTTAAAAAAAATATCAAATAAAATTGATACTTTTATCAAATTGTTTGGTTGGGATCAATGAAATCCGCTTTTTTTTCTTTAACTATTAATAATAAGAACTCACAAGCCATAATCATTGCAATAACATCATTATGGCAATATTCTTTTAATAACTGTTCTTTAATGGTTCATTCTTTATCCCCGATTGTTCCACAATAACGTGATATTGTTGTCTCCATAGCCATCATTCCATTTTTAATTTCTAATGTTTTATAAGGCTTTATATAATGATCTAAATTAATATTCTTTTTATTAAGGGATACAATTTTTTCAACTAATTTAATTGAAAATTTGCCTTTAAGTTCATAAAGTGAAAAATATTTTTGCGTACTGTTTTGAAAGGGAATCATAATATCGATTAATTTTTCTTTGAATATCTCATTATACATTTGCGTTGCTAGGTCGATTTTATCTTTATCCATATTAGCTTTTTGCATATACTTAAGCATTTCGTTAGATCTTACGGATTCATAGCCTTTATTTCAAACTACATAAGCGTCAGCCGATTCTAAATATATATTACTTAAAATTTCAAAAAAATCTTCTGTAGATA
Coding sequences within:
- the lgt gene encoding prolipoprotein diacylglyceryl transferase; the encoded protein is MPAISQETWKAYIPGDPNTAFALGPIRVYSLLIMLGMICAILTSLWFWKREKYSFELFATLVIITLPTAIIGARLFFIFEQLEVGNNEYLKANWYKVWHGGLSIQGGVIVTTIVDTIFLWFHRKTIDLRKAFSIVIPTILIGQAIGRWGNFANHELFGAAISADDASISFLPSFIIKQMYIQVDGVSSVRVPLFFYESVANLFGYIVLCWILNKYNWLKPGSTGAMYWIFYGITRVSMENLRYEHYKFYVVLSIIYIVLGTLALLYFELSPNKRYTLYKVLPSKKPWVNKINYFYVWEDSEQYILRKAKEAQRKALLERSR